TCTGGCCGGCCAGCGTGGCGACCTGATCCAGGGTGGTGCCGTTTTTCTTGGCGATGGCGTCATAGGCATCGCGGCGCTTGGCATTGATGTCCGCCGCCAGCGAGACCGCTTCCGGAGTGGCCTTCACCACGCCCAGATAACCATCCGGTTGCTCACCGACCAGGCCCTGCGCCTTGGCGCCGCCTACGTCCAGTGCCATTGCCAGGCTGCTGCAGACCAGCAGGCCAATTGCCATCCATCGTGCTGCCGTTTTCATGCTGTGCTCCTAGAACAGTCCGCTGTCGGTGGTGAGGTTATCGATGTCTTTTTCCACCTTGAGGCGGATTTCGTGATCGATCTTCACGTTCAGGTTGATGGTGATGGGCTCCTTGGGCACTTCCAGCGCCACCCGCGGGGTGCAGGCGGCCAGTGCCAGGAGCGGTATCAGCCAGACGGGTTTCATGGCGTAGTCTCCGGTGTGGGGTTGCGCGTGGCGGCCGATTGTTTGCGGCTGAGCACACGGCGGGATATTTCATCTCCGATACGCAGGCTGCGTAACAGTTCCAGCACATTTTCACTGTGGCTGTAATTTAGGACTACCGGTTGGCGGTTTTGTTTGGGATTGACCCCTTTCAGCGTCACCCGGGCATCCAGTAATCCGTTCTGCTGCATGGCCAGCCG
Above is a window of Vogesella indigofera DNA encoding:
- a CDS encoding YnbE family lipoprotein codes for the protein MKPVWLIPLLALAACTPRVALEVPKEPITINLNVKIDHEIRLKVEKDIDNLTTDSGLF
- a CDS encoding YdbL family protein — translated: MALDVGGAKAQGLVGEQPDGYLGVVKATPEAVSLAADINAKRRDAYDAIAKKNGTTLDQVATLAGQKAIEKTPPGSYVKAPNGQWVKK